In Acidobacteriota bacterium, the genomic stretch GGTCCGGAGGTCGATCGCGTCGGCGTCGCGCTCCATCCCGCCGGACCGGACGAGCTGCGCGAACTGTGCGAGGCGAAGGCGGTGGGTCCGGGCGCGACGTGAGGGCGGGGCGCGGGGCCCTTCGCGGGCGCCTCGCCGCGGCGGTCCGCGAGCGGGTCGCCCCACCGCTCGCGGCTCTGTTGATCCGGGCGCTCCGGCGCACCCTCCGGCTTCGCGCGCACGGCCGGGAAGTCGTGGAGCGGTTCGCGGCCGAGAACCGCCGCTACGTGCACGTCTTCTGGCACGCCCACCTGCTGATGATGGTCTACAGCTACGTCGGCCCGCGCCTCGCCTTTCTCATCAGCCGGCATCGCGACGGCGAGCTGATCGCCCGGACGGTCGAGCGGTTCGGCTACGTCCCGGTCCGCGGCTCCACGACCCGCGGCGGGGCCGCCGGGCTGCGGCGGCTCCTCCGGGAGGTGAAGCGCGGCGCCGACATCGGCTTCACGCCGGACGGCCCGCGCGGGCCGGCGCGGCGGGTCCAGCCGGGCGCGGTCGCGGCGGCGCGCCTGGCGGGCATTCCGATCGTGCCGGTGGCCTTCGCGG encodes the following:
- a CDS encoding DUF374 domain-containing protein, which codes for MRAGRGALRGRLAAAVRERVAPPLAALLIRALRRTLRLRAHGREVVERFAAENRRYVHVFWHAHLLMMVYSYVGPRLAFLISRHRDGELIARTVERFGYVPVRGSTTRGGAAGLRRLLREVKRGADIGFTPDGPRGPARRVQPGAVAAARLAGIPIVPVAFAAERAWELRTWDRFVVPKPFSRALIAYGRPLEIGRDEPLEAAAARLERALNDLEAFARLHAGDPAVGRPVRER